A genomic window from Hyla sarda isolate aHylSar1 chromosome 10, aHylSar1.hap1, whole genome shotgun sequence includes:
- the LOC130294512 gene encoding nicotinamide N-methyltransferase-like isoform X1, translating to MTSSSKNLYHVQGVDTRRLLDTYFSNKPDMAFVKDSLQNPMEKLHQTLIRGHIKGNILADLSMGPVIHHLYSFCGLFNDIIVMRLTERCIMELNKWRHNRTGAYDWSHATNHITQLEGKCDEEKELTLKTTIKQVVRCNLEKENLIHPLDLPQADCLISAWLLECVSKDKEEYIKNLKKVVKFLKPGGHLILLGALNGTYYTVGEETFHLLTYDEIFAKETLTGEGFTIDDCEVLPRTAESDMTDYTSTMILIAHKD from the exons ATGACGTCCAGCTCTAAGAACCTCTATCATGTCCAAGGCGTTGATACAAGAAGACTTCTCGATACTTATTTTTCCAATAAGCCTGATATGGCCTTCGTGAAGGATTCACTACAAAATCCCATGGAGAAACTTCACCAAACATTAAtcagag GTCATATAAAAGGAAACATTCTCGCTGATCTCAGCATGGGTCCCGTCATCCACCATCTTTATTCGTTCTGCGGATTATTCAATGACATCATTGTCATGCGGTTGACAGAGAGATGCATTATGGAACTGAATAAATGGCGGCACAACCGAACCGGAGCGTATGATTGGTCCCATGCAACAAACCATATCACACAGCTCGAAGGAAAATG TGATGAGGAGAAAGAACTGACGCTGAAGACGACAATAAAACAGGTAGTGAGATGTAACCTTGAGAAAGAAAATCTCATCCATCCATTGGATCTACCACAAGCCGACTGCCTGATCAGCGCATGGCTGCTCGAATGTGTCAGCAAAGACAAGGAAGAGTACATCAAGAACCTGAAGAAGGTTGTAAAGTTCCTAAAGCCTGGAGGTCACCTGATACTACTTGGCGCTTTGAACGGAACATATTATACTGTGGGTGAGGAGACGTTCCATCTCTTGACATATGATGAGATCTTTGCCAAAGAGACCCTGACTGGAGAAGGATTCACTATAGACGACTGTGAAGTCCTCCCGAGGACAGCAGAGAGCGATATGACTGACTACACCTCAACCATGATCCTTATCGCTCATAAAGATTAG
- the LOC130294512 gene encoding nicotinamide N-methyltransferase-like isoform X2, which translates to MDSPVRLTLPTERSLQHRWPGPAHPSFPPRGGHIKGNILADLSMGPVIHHLYSFCGLFNDIIVMRLTERCIMELNKWRHNRTGAYDWSHATNHITQLEGKCDEEKELTLKTTIKQVVRCNLEKENLIHPLDLPQADCLISAWLLECVSKDKEEYIKNLKKVVKFLKPGGHLILLGALNGTYYTVGEETFHLLTYDEIFAKETLTGEGFTIDDCEVLPRTAESDMTDYTSTMILIAHKD; encoded by the exons atggacagcccggtacggctaaccctccccaccgaacggtccctgcagcatagatggcccggaccagctcacccttccttcccaccgaggggag GTCATATAAAAGGAAACATTCTCGCTGATCTCAGCATGGGTCCCGTCATCCACCATCTTTATTCGTTCTGCGGATTATTCAATGACATCATTGTCATGCGGTTGACAGAGAGATGCATTATGGAACTGAATAAATGGCGGCACAACCGAACCGGAGCGTATGATTGGTCCCATGCAACAAACCATATCACACAGCTCGAAGGAAAATG TGATGAGGAGAAAGAACTGACGCTGAAGACGACAATAAAACAGGTAGTGAGATGTAACCTTGAGAAAGAAAATCTCATCCATCCATTGGATCTACCACAAGCCGACTGCCTGATCAGCGCATGGCTGCTCGAATGTGTCAGCAAAGACAAGGAAGAGTACATCAAGAACCTGAAGAAGGTTGTAAAGTTCCTAAAGCCTGGAGGTCACCTGATACTACTTGGCGCTTTGAACGGAACATATTATACTGTGGGTGAGGAGACGTTCCATCTCTTGACATATGATGAGATCTTTGCCAAAGAGACCCTGACTGGAGAAGGATTCACTATAGACGACTGTGAAGTCCTCCCGAGGACAGCAGAGAGCGATATGACTGACTACACCTCAACCATGATCCTTATCGCTCATAAAGATTAG